One window of the Zea mays cultivar B73 chromosome 3, Zm-B73-REFERENCE-NAM-5.0, whole genome shotgun sequence genome contains the following:
- the LOC103651679 gene encoding uncharacterized protein gives MVDIIDAYPAVPEPAPAHPDPSSIPRDAWRRFESAALGILYTIQPSATSEHLRAAIIDYVQRLLASHSGVQVFPFGSVPLKTYLPDGDIDLTTFGPAISDEKLANEVCAILKSEEHRKDSEFDVKDVQYIHAEVKLVKCVVQNIIVDISVNQIGGLCTLCFLEKVDENFGKKHLFKRSVMLIKDWCYYETRILGAHHGLISTYALEILVLYIFHIFHKSLNGPLAVLYRFLDYYSQFDWDAKGISLFGPVSLSSLPDLVTDPPVIHDDGFLLREKFLRECADAFSVPPRNSEKDAQLFSRKFLNIVDPLKQSNNLGRSVSRGNFYRIRSAFDFGARKLGKILQRPVCYTVDEVNQFFGNTLKRNRIGFRQDVLVSSSDDGTLTYHATNGSLSLGLDCKRVNNCSAPLYSNPCGDFSYRFNNINISDSINHDDSIKQKQCNSIAGEKAIKSISDGLLDSEGSSHASTDDSVSVRNSGDFYEALTTISPSGRRYAPHQFYQLENGKVVVRHNTNMSHHGMPTKQFTSRSYHSFEDAKYHNEFSGSFLPPIEHNAYSSAGFVNVLATSNSACTHENSQLGGANNNILKDLTGDFETYFHNLQYAQGFQQDNPVNPFSSGRPAPPSLQCQNTCPSNGRGRKNPYSYASMNGAVPCPPYPSGYLVWSPFIQPDDPMAMRTRGTGTYFSDRKLRKNRPPTGRVERGRNQFASNNYQRFHHHVRTDMPADMGSGLELRHELPQIHIPGATDHGMPSPMSIPMSSSSLNSPRDQLKVPAHSPSSQVRRNNFHGNGFMLLQDSKLESRTFNSKLESGILGPLPLEVTSKDHASRSESASSNQVSGPVSTVSAPRNTTTTDSNLMRDGAQSYRLKDSRDFPPLSS, from the exons ATGGTGGACATCATCGACGCGTACCCGGCGGTGCCCGAGCCCGCGCCGGCGCACCCGGACCCCTCGTCGATCCCCCGCGACGCCTGGCGGCGCTTCGAGAGCGCCGCGCTCGGCATACTCTACACGATCCAGCCCAGCGCCACCTCCGAGCACCTCCGCGCCGCCATCATCGACTACGTCCAGCGCCTCTTGGCGTCCCACTCCGGGGTTCAG GTCTTTCCATTTGGATCTGTTCCATTGAAAACTTATCTTCCTGATGGAGACATTGACTTGACTACATTCGGCCCTGCAATTTCTGATGAAAAATTAGCAAATGAAGTATGTGCTATTCTAAAATCAGAAGAGCATAGGAAAGATTCTGAATTTGATGTCAAAGATGTCCAGTATATCCATGCTGAG GTCAAACTGGTGAAATGTGTAGTACAGAACATTATAGTAGATATCTCTGTGAATCAGATTGGGGGACTCTGTACACTTTGTTTTCTGGAGAAG GTTGATGAGAATTTTGGAAAGAAACACCTCTTCAAAAGAAGCGTAATGCTGATTAAAGACTGGTGTTACTATGAAACTCGCATTCTTGGTGCACACCATGGATTGATATCTACCTACGCTTTGGAGATTTTAGTGCTATACATTTTCCATATCTTCCATAAGTCTTTGAATGGCCCATTAGCT GTCCTCTATAGGTTTCTCGATTACTATAGTCAATTTGATTGGGATGCTAAGGGAATCAGCTTGTTTGGTCCTGTTTCCTTATCTTCACTACCTGATCTAGTTA CTGACCCTCCAGTTATTCATGATGATGGTTTTCTTCTGCGGGAAAAGTTTCTCAGAGAATGTGCAGATGCATTTAGTGTCCCCCCTAGAAACTCTGAGAAAGATGCACAACTATTTTCTCGGAAGTTTTTAAATATAGTAGATCCACTGAAACAAAGTAATAATCTTGGACGCAGTGTCAGCAGAG GAAATTTTTACCGAATACGTAGTGCATTTGATTTTGGTGCTCGTAAGCTTGGGAAGATTCTTCAAAGGCCTGTCTGTTATACTGTTGATGAAGTGAATCAGTTCTTTGGGAACACATTAAAGAGAAATCGTATTGGGTTCAGACAAGATGTTTTAGTGAGCTCATCTGATGATGGTACATTGACTTATCATGCCACCAACGGTTCCTTGTCTCTAGGCTTGGATTGCAAAAGAGTCAACAACTGCAGTGCACCTTTATACAGCAATCCCTGTGGTGATTTCTCTTATCGGTTTAATAACATCAACATTTCAGATTCCATCAATCATGATGACTCAATAAAACAGAAACAATGTAACTCTATTGCTGGAGAGAAAGCGATAAAGTCTATTTCTGATGGGTTGCTAGATAGTGAAGGCTCAAGTCATGCTAGTACTGATGATTCAGTAAGTGTGAGGAACAGTGGTGACTTCTATGAAGCTTTAACAACTATCTCGCCATCTGGGAGACGTTATGCCCCACATCAATTTTACCAATTAGAAAATGGTAAGGTGGTTGTTAGACATAACACAAACATGTCACACCATGGGATGCCAACAAAGCAGTTCACAAGCAGATCTTACCACTCTTTTGAAGATGCCAAGTATCACAATGAGTTTTCAGGAAGCTTTCTGCCACCCATTGAGCATAATGCTTACTCTTCTGCTGGCTTTGTTAATGTTCTGGCCACCTCTAACTCAGCATGTACACATGAAAATTCACAACTTGGTGGAGCCAATAATAACATCTTGAAAGATCTCACTGGAGATTTTGAGACATACTTCCATAATCTTCAGTATGCGCAAGGGTTCCAGCAAGATAATCCAGTAAACCCGTTTTCCTCTGGAAGGCCTGCTCCACCATCCCTGCAATGTCAGAACACGTGCCCTTCAAATGGTCGAGGAAGAAAAAATCCATATTCATATGCTAGCATGAATGGTGCAGTCCCTTGCCCTCCTTACCCATCTGGCTATCTTGTGTGGAGTCCATTTATTCAACCAGATGATCCTATGGCTATGAGGACCCGTGGAACAGGCACCTACTTTTCTGACCGA AAATTGCGCAAGAATAGGCCACCCACTGGACGTGTGGAGAGAGGAAGAAATCAGTTCGCTTCAAATAATTATCAAAGGTTCCATCACCATGTCAGAACAGATATGCCTGCAGATATGGGATCTGGTCTGGAATTGAGGCATGAGCTACCACAGATACATATTCCTGGTGCAACTGATCATGGAATGCCATCTCCAATGAGTATACCAATGTCATCGTCATCTCTTAACTCTCCAAGAGATCAATTGAAGGTACCAGCTCATTCTCCATCTTCCCAGGTTCGAAGGAATAATTTCCATGGCAATGGTTTCATGCTCCTGCAAGACAGTAAGCTTGAGTCCAGGACCTTTAACAGTAAACTTGAGTCTGGGATATTGGGGCCGTTGCCTTTAGAAGTTACCTCCAAAGACCATGCTAGCAGATCAGAATCCGCTTCCAGCAATCAAGTTTCTGGACCTGTGAGTACTGTTTCTGCTCCTCGAAACACTACTACGACAGATTCCAATCTAATGAG GGATGGCGCTCAATCATATCGCCTCAAGGACAGCAGAGACTTCCCCCCACTGTCCAGTTGA
- the LOC103651678 gene encoding uncharacterized protein — protein MGSTGRQQQTRLRPPRFSSLFLLLLVLLAAVFTQPSSCRPVLLVDKTDATDVILLPVPADAETTATVVFAAPSATVPREDDDEGRRHHRLAGGRHQWLLNKKPRGKAPPSAPSKRTN, from the coding sequence ATGGGCAGCACAGGAAGACAGCAGCAGACGCGGCTCCGGCCGCCCCGCTTCAGCAGCttgttcctcctcctcctcgtcctcctcGCCGCCGTCTTCACGCAGCCATCCAGCTGCAGGCCTGTGCTTCTTGTCGACAAGACCGACGCCACCGACGTCATACTGCTGCCTGTACCCGCCGACGCCGAGACCACAGCGACGGTCGTCTTCGCGGCACCGTCGGCGACCGTGCCCAGAGAGGACGACGACGAGGGCCGGCGGCATCATCGGCTCGCCGGCGGCCGCCACCAGTGGCTGCTCAACAAGAAGCCCCGGGGCAAGGCGCCGCCCTCCGCCCCCAGCAAACGCACCAACTGA